One window of the Montipora foliosa isolate CH-2021 chromosome 4, ASM3666993v2, whole genome shotgun sequence genome contains the following:
- the LOC137999638 gene encoding uncharacterized protein: MGNSEELEAHFHEDFFVLRTKDSYNEQCERLDWGEHFRKTYGLNKPSILNKSRFFHVVGGLPADAMHDVLEGVLQYGVKELIKVYINEQKLFTLDELNKRIAECDYGYHNDANRPAQITQKKLASADNGLRQHANQMWCLGLHLPLIVGNLVPEDDEHWQHYCTLLQIVRIIFSPVINREQIPYLQILIQEFLEKFKDLYPQCSIIPKMHYMVHMPRTMLQLGPLVRSWCMRFEAKHHYFKRLAISIGNYTNITYSLAKRHQEGLCYRLQTAEGGMSSFIEKGIETGTGNPCFLGDLNYGELIQAGTNANPLTQVTEVKWISILGTKYKVGCILHIGYDDNEFPKFWELKKICVVNKNVERAMFVVSEKETTSFNRHYQCFEVVSPVSCVEKVFYSEDFTSYLPMNLLKPIGVRTPKKLVCNRFDIDIN, translated from the exons ATGGGAAACTCTGAAGAATTGGAAGCACAT ttccATGAAGATTTCTTTGTTCTTAGAACAAAGGACAGCTATAATGAGCAATGTGAAAGACTTGATTGGGGTGAACACTTTCGAAAGACCTATGGACTCAACAAACCTTCAATTTTGAACAAATCCAGGTTTTTTCATGTTGTTGGAGGACTACCAGCAGATGCAATGCATGATGTACTTGAAGGGGTTCTTCAATACGGTGTCAAAGAATTGATTAAAGTCTATATCAATGAACAGAAATTGTTCACTCTTGATGAGCTCAACAAGAGGATAGCAGAGTGTGACTATGGGTACCATAATGATGCAAACAGACCTGCACAAATTACACAGAAAAAGTTGGCATCTGCTGACAATGGTTTAAGACAACATG CAAACCAGATGTGGTGCCTTGGTCTTCATCTCCCACTTATTGTTGGAAACTTGGTTCCAGAAGATGATGAGCACTGGCAACATTATTGCACACTGTTGCAAATTGTGAGAATCATATTCTCTCCAGTCATCAATAGGGAACAAATTCCCTATTTGCAAATTTTGATCCAAGAGTTTCTGGAGAAATTTAAAGATCTCTATCCTCAATGTTCAATTATTCCAAAGATGCACTATATGGTCCACATGCCAAGAACAATGCTGCA ACTTGGTCCTTTGGTACGAAGCTGGTGCATGCGCTTTGAAGCAAAGCATCACTACTTCAAGAGGCTTGCTATATCCATTGGGAATTACACCAATATTACTTATTCTCTTGCCAAGAGACATCAAGAAGGGCTATGCTACCGGCTTCAGACAGCTGAAGGAGGAATGTCTTCATTCATTGAAAAAGGAATTGAAACAGGGACAg GAAACCCTTGCTTCCTTGGAGATCTTAATTATGGAGAACTTATTCAAGCTGGAACTAATGCCAATCCACTAACTCAAGTGACAGA GGTCAAGTGGATATCTATTCTTGGAACAAAATACAAAGTGGGGTGTATTCTTCACATAGGCTATGATGACAATGAATTTCCAAAGTTCtgggaattgaagaaaatttgtGTTGTCAATAAAAATGTTGAGAGGGCTATGTTTGTTGTTTCAGAAAAAGAAACAACTAGTTTTAATCGACACTATCaatgttttgaagttgtttCACCTGTCAGTTGTGTCGAAAAGGTTTTCTATTCTGAAGATTTTACTTCCTATTTGCCAATGAATTTGTTGAAACCCATTGGAGTTAGAACACCCAAAAAACTTGTTTGTAATAGGTTTGATATTGATATAAATTAA